The Vespula pensylvanica isolate Volc-1 chromosome 14, ASM1446617v1, whole genome shotgun sequence sequence cattaaaaagaatacataataatcattattttaaaaaatctgtTAATACTTTAAGTGGTAAAGTACTAGATCATCAAAAGGAGCAGATAAATGCTCCATTGCCTTTGTCATAGTTGCTTCTGAACCAATATTAGATATCAAAATATGATTGTGTCTAAGGGAAAGTAGatcctttaaaaaaatcattattaattataggaaatattattatatctttttcaaaacaaataatacattaCTCACTGCTAATACATCTCCATCTTGATTGAGCCACATACGCCGTAACtatttaacataatataaatataacctTAAAGAGCTATGACCTTTTCATgtttaaaatatctaaatatttgtatgttgAATTACCTGCATTATATATGAATCCattgtaaattttatgatacagtcatttatatatcaatttttacaattaatatataaaaaaatacaataaattactATACATCTTTAGATCATTAGTCAGGCGAAGTAATATCTGTCACTTGTTACTAAACTATGTTGATCGAGTCTGTTAAGGTGCTATGGAAAaatcatacatataaataaaggcgggaaaattaatttaaaactaGTGGTCAAACGTGTTAAAGATGCATTTATATTAACTAATGGTAGTGTTACGTCCTACGCTGACCCTAACTTAAAATATGTAACATGAATAAGCGATATGAGAATCTATCTTAACCGATATAAGAATTAGACATATGTtttaacataaatatgtacaaaGTTTTCTATCATTGTATAAAGAGAGACGTGCCTATATAAATGGAAAGTGCAGGAATAACAAACGCCAACTCAAATGTAAGACACGTACGTTGAATTCACAGAGCTTTATCCTTACCAGTATCCAGCATCACAAACGTCCGCAATTGCCATTGGACACTCGCCGCCAATTACTAGGGAGAGAGCTATGACGAGCCAATGACGACACCACAGCAAATCACTTCTCGTTGATTGGGCAACACTCCTATTTAACTGGCTGCACACGCCATCTCGACGGTTGTTGCTTATATCATTTCGCCGTACTAATTACTAAGTTTATTGCTCaagttattgtttatttattactccgatatacgatttattcgaCTCAGTTTttgttacgattattattcgagtcgtagttattattattgttttgaaCCGATAATCATTCTTGCGcagttatatttattgttgttttaattaaattgagCATTATTAACAGTCCTCATCATTGAAACGAGATCAGAGGTAAACCACAATATTCTCATTTGTCGAAAGTAAAGGTAAGTGTCATTTGATACTCCGTTTGGCATATCGTTTGTGCCAGTCCTGTGCCATAGAACTGCACAGAGCAGATGAAGGCTATAAAGGTACATTATCTCAAGATTGCAGGAACTCCTCCAAGGGAATTTATTTTCCCCAGAACCGTGCTCGTGAGACGTAAAAgtagatttaatttaaaagattttttataggGATGTTGGATAAATCTAGCTATAATATAGTCTATGGATGTACGTTTTAAACTTTGAGTAtatttaacagaaaaaaagtatttgtatGTTTCTTTAAATACACATTACATTTACAATTTGTGATGTATTTACTTTCTGATTTGATAGAGAAACATTAGTtcgtacaatatttattaaatataaattacaatgcTACGAaaacgtatacgtacatatgaaagaagaaatattcaaaatccgttaataaaaattagtgACTTTACTAAAgtgaatttaatattaaaaactgaCGATATTCCCAGAGAACAACATGGAATTAATAAccttaatgaaaataaaataagtgaaGATTCATTAGATTACGATCCTTTTGAAACAACATTTGATAGAATTGCTAAAGACGCAGTGTAAGTTCTTaggttaatttatattttttaaaataattagcatgttttatttcttgataTAGAGTACCACCAATACCACCTGATTGTATTAACAATAACTCATGGAGTGGTAGTAGTTCTGGTATAAATAGCgaggaggaaaataaaaatgaatctttatttcatatttccttTGGTAATTGTAGTATTGATGTCAGCCCAAATATGAAGTATAAAAAgtctataaaaatgttatcatataaaaaaaatattaaaccaaaaaataaaaagacacgTATAACAGGAACTTTATACAATTCACAGCatataaaagaagtaaaaactgttaagaaaaaaagtcagATTAAGGTACTTTGAAAcaattatatgattattatagtaattgataatgataatatgatttaaaattaaaaaaaagtcagATTAAGGTACTTTGAAAcaattatatgattattatagtaattgataatgataatatgattaaaaataaatgcataatattaaaaattatatcatttttaagaagtatataagaatatttattttcaattatactttcatttctttttaggcttgcaaaagtaaaagaataaagaaagttcagaaaacaagaaataaaaatcaaagtaaGTTAACAAATGCAAGGAGTTTATATTCTgtgttaaaaaattctaatgatATTGTTAAGTCAGATATTGTTGATActagtattaataaaatgactAATAATAAGAGTATTAATAACAGTACTAGCCCTTACAAGaatatccataaaaaaaaaattgatttattaccTTGCAATAAATCTGAATTATGTAGCCCTTTAAAGGAGACTACTAATGTCccaaaaattaatgataaaaagggAACATGTCAATtgaagtttattaaaaaaacacaaaagattaataatgaaaataatgaacacTTCTCATCATCAGTATCACATAACATTTCTGATTCAATTGGCAACAAGTTTAAAATTAAACCTTGTTCTGTAGTACTGTACAAAAACAATATGGAAAAACGTAAGTTTATGGTTAATAAATCCAAATGTATGGTAAAAGAATGTCGTTTAGTTTTACATaagatatcaaataattttataaatagcaAATACAAATCACCCATGAATAACTTGATCTGTAAAAGTTCAAATGGAATAAGAAAGGATTtaaattctgaaaaaaatCCAGTGAGTAGCACACCTATCGCTACATCTAAAAGGAGATCAGCATATTCTCCTTGCTATTCACCAATTGATATTACAAAATCTCATATTGTAAGCGATATTCCTGCATCGCTTGATAAGTTACAGTCAAACAATTTGCATACATTAAATAAGACAAGCATAAATGTTTCCACCAATGTTGAATCAGATATGAAGGATaaggttttatatataaaagatagaaaaatatgtgtattaaCATCAGTAGATAGTAATTTGTTAAGTGGCGAAGGAATTAAACTTGATACAGAAGAATATGAAATGTTACATTTAAAcacttctaaaaaaaattcaaattttatcaataataggAAAACAGATGctacaatatttatagatgATAACATTGATATAGCATTGAGACAAAAATGTAGCAAAACACATCAGAAAGATAATCCATTGCTAGATAATGTAAACTTTTCTATAGAGACAAATAGATCTTGTTCCTTGTTTGATGATCATGAAAGTAAATTATATGCTATGGAAAATGATAACAGTATGAgtgcaataaaagaaaaattatttacaaatacgaATGTGCATGAAAGTAATGCTAATACTGAACTAGACTTGAAACCTATTACTTCAGATATGTATAATACtgaacaaattataaaatcagaAATATTAAAGGTagcaaaaaagataattttttgataataaatattttgataataaatatcatacagtttatttgtttttatataaatgctttctaattttagaaagaagaatcgagtgcaacaattacaaaagaaaaatctaatgaGGAACATATTGAGAATAAAGATACCactgaagaaaaaagttatgaCAAATTGATGGATGAAAATCAATGTCAACTCAATATGaatgaaacaattaattttttcactcAGTTGAAAAATTCAGTAAAGGTTACTGAAAGGGaacaagatagaaaaaataacttttactTAAGTAAcatttatgaaaatgaaaataatattattcaatattcaACATGTGAAATGTCACAATATGATGACAAagtaaacgaatatattttgagTCAAAATCCTACGAAGAATTTGACTGATACttctgtaaatattattacaacacATAGTGATGAACCTAATTCATTAATCAATAATCAAGTAGCTTCTTTATCAGgaaagtttatatttttaaagccAGGCAAATCTTGGACACGTTCTTTATccattttacataattttcagaatggattaaatttaaataaaacgtctattgaaaaaggtaaaagatgGAGACATAGTGTTAAGGATATATTAGACATGCAGAAAAAAGGTAACTttagctaaaaaaaaatatatatatataattattgaagaaaatatcaataattggAACACTACAGTAATAAACACAAAGAAAGATCTTATAGTGTGTCTGTTACAGATGAATGTGATACAAATCAGTTTATCAATTCGAAAAGATTTGTTAGAAGAACTTCTATTCGTGTTGTGCGCGATagtagaattattaaaaatgctaGTGATGCTTCATTTCTTGAAGTATATGGGATTAAAACTACTGTCAAAAATGAACATATATTACCAGAAACTATTTGTAACACTGAATATAGTACTCAGCATaatgatatgaaaaataattgtccAGAAATTTGTTCGTCAGAAACTGCAAAAGatgttattttacaaaaatgttcccaaaaagattatttatcattcaaaaatttgttttcaagAAAGtgagtaaattaaaaattatgtataacatattaatattttcaaaaaattcaaatattttacatttttataataggtatttgaaattttgtcgAAAAATAGGAGAAGGTGTATATGGAGAAGTATTTCTTTATGAAAAGAACAGACAAAAATCTGTTCTAAAGATTATACCTATAGAAGGTGTCCAATTAATTAATGGTGAACcacaaaagaaatttaatgaaatacttTCAGAAATTGTTATTGCAAAGTATGTGTTACTTCATTGTAAGTTTACACAcatattttaatcttaatttcataatttcataattttcagaGAGTTACATAATTTAAGATTTAACGAAAATCACAATACAAGTGGATTTGTTGAAGTGAAAAGTATTAAATGCATTAAAGGAAAGTATCCTAAAGAAATGATACATTTGTGGAAGAAgtatgacgaagaaaaaacatcTGATAATGATTGTCCATCAATTTTTGATGAAAAGCaactttatatttctcttgaaCTTGGTCATGGTGGTCAAGATCTTGAATCTTTTGAATTTCACACAGCTGTAGAAGcacatacattatttatacagGTATTATCAGTAATTTTAAACAAGTAAGAGGagacaaattataataatactttatataaaatatatgtaataactaataataccttaatattaattatcaaaattttttcatagacTGCATTAGCATTAGCAATCGCTGAAAGATCACTTAAATTTGAACATAGAGACTTGCATTGGGGAAATATCTTGATTTCTGATacagatgaaaaatatatatactataagcttgataataaaaatatttcagtttTAAGTAATGGTATAaaagtatgtttttttttttttgtttatgatATCAAtcatatctataataatttttataattatttgtattaactACATtactaaattttatatttactttcttaaAGGTCTGTATCATAGATTTTACTCTTTCAAGAATGTCATATCAAGGATGTTGCATATTCAATGATTTAGCGTTAGATCCTACTTTATTTACTGCTCAAGGTGAATATCAATTCGAGATTTATCGTCttatgaaagataaattacagtaagtatatattacataaattcaAAGTTAAtgtaataacagtaataataacgatgataataataacaataatgttattatttctaGAAATAATTGGCAAGAATTTGAGCCatacacaaatattttatggTTGCATTATGTCTTGGATAAAATGTTAACAATggttagatataaaaagaaaaatctaaaaaaacataaaaatgcTATAATTCAGCTTTGCGATctaaaacatataatattatcttatcaAAGTGCATATGACTTTGTAAATAATTGTGAACAAAtctcaaatttattaataaaatgataaaaaatatgtaagaataattaaaacagtATTAGCCACATATGAACTATACCAATCATGCTTATTGCAAAAAAGCAAAGCTTTTATAGGAAAAGTACATAAAAATGTGTTAATGCATACTTTTGAAAGAAAGTGAATAATAAATCTCTtgttttataatcttttttttattttacttgtttcattgaatttatatatgttagaaaaagtttctgcttttttattgttctttgTGGAAAGTTCAATCATATCATACAAATGTTCTTTAGAACAGTCCATTGGATATTGAGCACAGTACCATTTATCTTCTACTCTATAAGGCTTGACATCAAGATTTGTCTGATATAAaacttttgataataatattctctttatagtctacaaattcaataaatataaaataaataaataacaataataaaaggagaaagattaAATTACATACCTTAGCAGTTATATGACTAAGAAAGTTTCCAAATATTCGTAAGCTTTTTATGagtgaaatcttttttaaagaatttaaaatatttaccatACCTTCATcagttattttattaaatgaaatatctaaaaatttgAGCTTGGAAAATGGTATAGTATGACTTAATATccttaaagaaagaaataatttaatatataatacaatttcgtataataataaatattaataataaataatagaattgaCATATAAATATAGTCTTGTAAACTTTTGCAAATCATTCTATTACCTTGCACCATGAtcagttataatatttttgctcAAAATAAGGCCACGTAAAGCAGAAGTTTTTATAAGCCAATTAGCAAGATGATGCATTCCATGATCTCCTATATTATTACATGCAAGATCAAGAAAATGTAATGTGTGATTATATTGTGCATTTACCATCATACATTCAATGTCATGGCAATTAAAACCACATTTTTGTAAATGCAATGCAAACAAACAAGTATTATTCTGTAAACAAATTTAAACATAGTAAATTGTGgaaaatctttaaataaattaatattgtaaaatataaagttaCTCTTAACATATGTCCAATTAGAGTTGCAAATTGTTctgcattaaaaaaatacatacatcctGGATTTGGACGACTAATGTCcaaaatttttaaagtttcATTATACATAGGTTGATCTAATCTCATAACTGttgtgaaatatattaaacttgAAATAGTTTGATCAACTTCTGCTATATCCAAATATTCTAAGTATGgatttttcaataatagtAACGCTATTTTTTTTGAAGACTGTAACAATTATGATTATCTTaaatttaagaattatttaataaacttataaagaaagaagaataacaataacaattacTTCAATGCCAAACTTATTCCCACTTAATTGAAGGCTCTTGATACGTAAATTTTGTCCTATTTCACACATATAATCAATACCTGCttccattatattattattttgaacatttaacttgtatatatttttatatacctaaaataatattcttataatattgCAAATTAATATACTTTGATTTTAATCTATCTtacaagtaagtaagtaattaaGTTTTTGAAGCCAATACATGTGATTTGGTTGTAGGCTAAGTTAAGGGATACAATGTCTTGATTTTGTTTgagaaatatcaataaaaattttatatccgaATCTTCTAATCGCTTGCTaacattagaaatatatacaatttataaataatcaaacattatctctttaaaaaatattaacaaatatttattttaaaatacaatcACCCCTTTGCAATAATTAAATCCCTTCCTTTTAACACCAAATTTCTTGTGTTATTCGCATATTTTTCGCAAAAACACGTAAAATATTGTTCATTGTTCATTAAGTTTTGCTTTGTTTTAGactgaaaaattataaagatcgTTGATATATAACATCTGTCATacttaagaaattatttcattgtatattaattgtaaattacaTATGTAAGAAATTACTAGAACAATATTACCATGTTGTTAATTTAGACAATCAGTAATCcttgtttaattatatcatgTTAATTGTAATTGTTTCAGAAAAACaatgcaatatttttaattaaatccaaACTTTAAAGTTACTagtacttttttatttctatcatacatattttgatatttttttagttgCTAAATTCATTAGTATACACGTAATTTTTAGTGCTTTTCCAATCAATGGAATTAGAGAAAACattgaagaatatataaaaatgttataacagagttttcatataatatataacatatatgaaattattgcagtaaaaataattttataaagtacAGATTTAAATTATGCGGGTTATTTACTATATCTTTCATCTTATACTAacttaacaaaatatttcatcttgtatattaaaatgtttatttgaaattttaatacaaaaattataacaatattactTTTACCAATTAAAAACATGATATCGTTTAGTAAATTAAAAGCATGGCtaaaaaattactaaaatATTGGTAACATGTGTTATTACGTAAAATTTATACtacatataatatctatttattggATCTGACATAAATGCTTTTGAACATTTGtaaagttttaaatataaatcttgaAAGTTTAAATGTTGTTATAAATACTTCCacatgtttaattaattttcattcatcttttGATTATCGGTATTCATAACAACACAACATTCGAGATATTTCGAGATATTTGAACGGGCAAAGTTAAAAGccttaatataaaaaataatacaggTAAATACGAAATTATGAgttacaatttataaattttaatatatatataaagtgatatatgtaatatatttatttaaaatattattttacggtaatttcttaaaatacgAGTATAATATCGTTTAGGGTTAGAATTGCGTAAGTATTttacgaatattaaaattactacaaaaatgaataaattgtatttgtattaatttcggttcaattattttatattgttataatcatatattctagatataaattattttatttcttgatgtgaatattactttcattttttactgaTTATagcaacatatatatatatgttaatggtattaatataattgaaataatggGCAATACATTGACTTCTGCATCTGTGTCAGCTGCTGATGTAATTATGCCAATACAGCATAGTAGTAATCAACAACTGTCTAAGTCCATAATATACGAATCAGACAAATTTCAAAATGTACCTCCACCGGAATGTCCTATgcatataaaaacaaatcaaCAATCATCTAAAACATCTATATCAGAATGTCCAATAGATCATATGAgcgagaatgaaataaatcctCTTAATATggtacatataatacatagtatataacaaaatttaatataaattataataaaaaaaaaagattttattttttgaagatttttttatattattattaaaagaaataaatattacagatGCCACCTGCCAATCAACAACCAGCACCTGATCAACCTTTTCCTTTACCAACTGACAGACAAATCTCATCAATACCAAAAGCAACAGGAGATGGTGAATTTTGGGTTTACCCATCACAACAAATGTTTTGGAATGCTATGTTAAGAAAAGGATGGCGTTGGAAAAATGAGGATATAATGCCAAAAGATAtggatgatataataaaaattcataatactaataatgaaCAAGCATGGCAGGAAGTTCTTAAATGGGAAGCACTTCATGCACGTGAATGCAATTGTCCTAAATTACGTAGTTTTGGTGGAAAAGCTACACAGTATTCACCACGTGCACGAATTCGGCATTGGTTAGGGTATGATTGCAATTTATATGAATTCatagaaataatacaaattataatgttattaatatagatttaCTTTGATATCTACTTTAGATATGAATTACCATTTGATCGTCATGATTGGATAATAGATAGATGTGGTAAAGATGTACGGTATATTATTGACTATTATGATGGGGGAGAAGTGgatgaaagatataaatttgctCTTCTTGACGTAAGACCAGCTATGGACTCTTGGGAAAATATTTGGGATCGCATGAAAGTTGCTTGGTGGAGATGGAGATATAGTAATGAGGTGCAAGAGCAAACATCCACAATCCaaatacattaaaatacagtatttatagaaattagatagatattttaaatgaattacaTTATAGAAATAAGTGTAAAGAAGATTGTAATGCATTTTTCCATTTCAATAATTGTTAAACAAAAAAGCAGCTATATCATGGAaagttacttttattttattcattgtataaaaattactaAAGAAGAGTTACACTTTCAGATTACACATAAAGCATAATGCACAATGAATATGTATTGTgttaacattataatataaaatgaaaataataatatttttttattttatctttatttattgataccataaaaaattaatgaatatagtaattttttaaaaatatatataatccttttatttatgtttaaaaatttattatctgtcACAATTTACACATTAACTTGCTAgcaagtaatatttataagatgCATCTGTACTCATGTactatgttaaaaaaaatttagaagaTATAGGAAaacaattatcaaaatattaaatgtaaagtaatattataacttaagaacatatatacaaaactaAATATTCAGTCctttaaatttacaataatatgtataaacaacttaatttaaattatattaaaaaaatgttgcaATACAACACTGCAAATGATATGGAATtacttgttttttaattatatattacatttttaattaatattaataataatacaaaattaattttttataatataaacatttatctGCAAAAAATAGCTaatctgaaatatttaattaaacgaataattaatttattatagtttctgaataatataactattaaggaatattcattaattaatgacaattttgtttaataaatagttatatcattttataaagggattatattttactacatttaaaataaagtaaaagaatatatttgtaggatgtaaattttgataatattgcgcttttgtaaaatttatctcattactattaaaatatattttgataacaATCACTTATACAAATTATCTTACATACTGATTTAAGTTAGATATAACGTTTCACATAACAATGAATtttagaaagaatttatttctgatatattataactatatttaaataaattataataaaaataattattacagattaacataatatacattagcagaaaaatatatagaaatagatattctgaaacattattataacAGAAAAACTATGTATGAATTATCAACAATTTTATcattacataattaaaataaaaaatagagttTTTATAGATTAACATTGTTGAAACGGTACTTTCgtttaataagaaaacaaaataatatttgtttt is a genomic window containing:
- the LOC122634080 gene encoding uncharacterized protein LOC122634080 isoform X1, whose translation is MLRKRIRTYERRNIQNPLIKISDFTKVNLILKTDDIPREQHGINNLNENKISEDSLDYDPFETTFDRIAKDAVVPPIPPDCINNNSWSGSSSGINSEEENKNESLFHISFGNCSIDVSPNMKYKKSIKMLSYKKNIKPKNKKTRITGTLYNSQHIKEVKTVKKKSQIKACKSKRIKKVQKTRNKNQSKLTNARSLYSVLKNSNDIVKSDIVDTSINKMTNNKSINNSTSPYKNIHKKKIDLLPCNKSELCSPLKETTNVPKINDKKGTCQLKFIKKTQKINNENNEHFSSSVSHNISDSIGNKFKIKPCSVVLYKNNMEKRKFMVNKSKCMVKECRLVLHKISNNFINSKYKSPMNNLICKSSNGIRKDLNSEKNPVSSTPIATSKRRSAYSPCYSPIDITKSHIVSDIPASLDKLQSNNLHTLNKTSINVSTNVESDMKDKVLYIKDRKICVLTSVDSNLLSGEGIKLDTEEYEMLHLNTSKKNSNFINNRKTDATIFIDDNIDIALRQKCSKTHQKDNPLLDNVNFSIETNRSCSLFDDHESKLYAMENDNSMSAIKEKLFTNTNVHESNANTELDLKPITSDMYNTEQIIKSEILKKEESSATITKEKSNEEHIENKDTTEEKSYDKLMDENQCQLNMNETINFFTQLKNSVKVTEREQDRKNNFYLSNIYENENNIIQYSTCEMSQYDDKVNEYILSQNPTKNLTDTSVNIITTHSDEPNSLINNQVASLSGKFIFLKPGKSWTRSLSILHNFQNGLNLNKTSIEKGKRWRHSVKDILDMQKKDECDTNQFINSKRFVRRTSIRVVRDSRIIKNASDASFLEVYGIKTTVKNEHILPETICNTEYSTQHNDMKNNCPEICSSETAKDVILQKCSQKDYLSFKNLFSRKYLKFCRKIGEGVYGEVFLYEKNRQKSVLKIIPIEGVQLINGEPQKKFNEILSEIVIAKELHNLRFNENHNTSGFVEVKSIKCIKGKYPKEMIHLWKKYDEEKTSDNDCPSIFDEKQLYISLELGHGGQDLESFEFHTAVEAHTLFIQTALALAIAERSLKFEHRDLHWGNILISDTDEKYIYYKLDNKNISVLSNGIKVCIIDFTLSRMSYQGCCIFNDLALDPTLFTAQGEYQFEIYRLMKDKLQNNWQEFEPYTNILWLHYVLDKMLTMVRYKKKNLKKHKNAIIQLCDLKHIILSYQSAYDFVNNCEQISNLLIK
- the LOC122634080 gene encoding serine/threonine-protein kinase Haspin homolog ALK2 isoform X2, with translation MKYKKSIKMLSYKKNIKPKNKKTRITGTLYNSQHIKEVKTVKKKSQIKACKSKRIKKVQKTRNKNQSKLTNARSLYSVLKNSNDIVKSDIVDTSINKMTNNKSINNSTSPYKNIHKKKIDLLPCNKSELCSPLKETTNVPKINDKKGTCQLKFIKKTQKINNENNEHFSSSVSHNISDSIGNKFKIKPCSVVLYKNNMEKRKFMVNKSKCMVKECRLVLHKISNNFINSKYKSPMNNLICKSSNGIRKDLNSEKNPVSSTPIATSKRRSAYSPCYSPIDITKSHIVSDIPASLDKLQSNNLHTLNKTSINVSTNVESDMKDKVLYIKDRKICVLTSVDSNLLSGEGIKLDTEEYEMLHLNTSKKNSNFINNRKTDATIFIDDNIDIALRQKCSKTHQKDNPLLDNVNFSIETNRSCSLFDDHESKLYAMENDNSMSAIKEKLFTNTNVHESNANTELDLKPITSDMYNTEQIIKSEILKKEESSATITKEKSNEEHIENKDTTEEKSYDKLMDENQCQLNMNETINFFTQLKNSVKVTEREQDRKNNFYLSNIYENENNIIQYSTCEMSQYDDKVNEYILSQNPTKNLTDTSVNIITTHSDEPNSLINNQVASLSGKFIFLKPGKSWTRSLSILHNFQNGLNLNKTSIEKGKRWRHSVKDILDMQKKDECDTNQFINSKRFVRRTSIRVVRDSRIIKNASDASFLEVYGIKTTVKNEHILPETICNTEYSTQHNDMKNNCPEICSSETAKDVILQKCSQKDYLSFKNLFSRKYLKFCRKIGEGVYGEVFLYEKNRQKSVLKIIPIEGVQLINGEPQKKFNEILSEIVIAKELHNLRFNENHNTSGFVEVKSIKCIKGKYPKEMIHLWKKYDEEKTSDNDCPSIFDEKQLYISLELGHGGQDLESFEFHTAVEAHTLFIQTALALAIAERSLKFEHRDLHWGNILISDTDEKYIYYKLDNKNISVLSNGIKVCIIDFTLSRMSYQGCCIFNDLALDPTLFTAQGEYQFEIYRLMKDKLQNNWQEFEPYTNILWLHYVLDKMLTMVRYKKKNLKKHKNAIIQLCDLKHIILSYQSAYDFVNNCEQISNLLIK
- the LOC122634082 gene encoding leucine-rich repeat-containing protein 34-like → MEAGIDYMCEIGQNLRIKSLQLSGNKFGIESSKKIALLLLKNPYLEYLDIAEVDQTISSLIYFTTVMRLDQPMYNETLKILDISRPNPGCMYFFNAEQFATLIGHMLRNNTCLFALHLQKCGFNCHDIECMMVNAQYNHTLHFLDLACNNIGDHGMHHLANWLIKTSALRGLILSKNIITDHGARILSHTIPFSKLKFLDISFNKITDEGMVNILNSLKKISLIKSLRIFGNFLSHITAKTIKRILLSKVLYQTNLDVKPYRVEDKWYCAQYPMDCSKEHLYDMIELSTKNNKKAETFSNIYKFNETSKIKKRL
- the LOC122634161 gene encoding holocytochrome c-type synthase, producing MGNTLTSASVSAADVIMPIQHSSNQQLSKSIIYESDKFQNVPPPECPMHIKTNQQSSKTSISECPIDHMSENEINPLNMMPPANQQPAPDQPFPLPTDRQISSIPKATGDGEFWVYPSQQMFWNAMLRKGWRWKNEDIMPKDMDDIIKIHNTNNEQAWQEVLKWEALHARECNCPKLRSFGGKATQYSPRARIRHWLGYELPFDRHDWIIDRCGKDVRYIIDYYDGGEVDERYKFALLDVRPAMDSWENIWDRMKVAWWRWRYSNEVQEQTSTIQIH